Proteins from one Ranitomeya variabilis isolate aRanVar5 chromosome 1, aRanVar5.hap1, whole genome shotgun sequence genomic window:
- the LOC143793334 gene encoding interleukin-12 subunit beta-like — protein sequence MSLYLSLAILALRIHHLQSILVSWPQNYYAVKEKAMHVLECPLEAQEMNWSFPRHKCNDSVPQKTLHLRPLRHRCTGLYTCTNGAQTYSQYLLIDGGHNPLSFSCSVDSHTSHVLHCSLAENLKKESLVRAKSNNSKMDQGWKEMRISQEGNQLFVFDIPLRGFCPFEEQVHPFNVYVELMSDGEYRTGHMSIYIRDIVVPRSPENLSVTNEKIIWSNPSWTHHPSFFPLLFELSVNYRNNTNVIKTTEEQSYNEKDVRNFTVRCRDLYNPLVWSSWAPMLKIL from the exons ATTATGCTGTGAAGGAAAAGGCGATGCATGTCCTCGAGTGTCCGCTAGAAGCCCAGGAAATGAACTGGTCGTTTCCACGTCACAAGTGTAATGACTCAGTGCCCCAGAAGACTCTTCACCTGCGCCCTCTGAGACACCGCTGCACCGGCCTCTACACCTGCACCAACGGTGCCCAAACCTACTCCCAGTACCTACTGATAGACGGAG GACACAATCCCTTGTCCTTCTCTTGCTCTGTGGATTCACATACCAGCCATGTTCTCCACTGTTCCCTGGCTGAAAACCTCAAAAAAGAAAGTCTGGTGAGAGCAAAGTCCAACAA CTCCAAAATGGACCAAGGCTGGAAGGAAATGAGGATCTCACAGGAAGGCAATCAGCTTTTTGTGTTTGACATTCCTCTTCGTGGTTTCTGTCCTTTTGAGGAGCAGGTGCATCCCTTTAATGTGTATGTCGAGCTCATGTCTGACGGTGAATATAGGACAGGACACATGTCCATCTATATCCGAGATATTG TGGTGCCTCGGTCCCCGGAGAACTTGTCTGTCACCAATGAGAAGATCATTTGGTCAAACCCATCTTGGACCCATCATCCATCCTTCTTCCCTCTGCTGTTCGAGCTGTCGGTCAACTATCGAAACAACACCAAT gTGATAAAGACCACAGAAGAGCAGAGCTACAATGAGAAGGATGTTCGGAATTTCACTGTACGCTGCAGAGACCTGTATAACCCTTTAGTGTGGAGCTCCTGGGCCCCAATGCTGAAGATCCTCTAA